One genomic window of bacterium includes the following:
- a CDS encoding FHA domain-containing protein, protein MPEQRSNTNVTNLSPELGYYLEFLEGNEKGRRVAINKTRIILGRKNGDILVRDIRVSSSHLAVEIHGQHIRVTDLGSSNGTFIEGQTITQQQINLGQAVQIGQTLLCIKQNPRVSSQLTNSSHSIKTGSYSGLSGLIDEEFVQYEPGTQVDRKVQRPIKPEERVVRMRIILGPDKGKKFAIQKVSFAIGRIACDISLNDADVSRKHAIIEVVEGGRVIIRDLASSNGTFVNQERINNKVLNPHDKIQIGKTILLFESAKAD, encoded by the coding sequence ATGCCCGAACAACGATCAAATACCAACGTGACCAATCTCAGCCCTGAACTGGGTTATTACCTTGAGTTCCTTGAAGGCAATGAAAAAGGTCGACGCGTGGCCATCAATAAAACGCGTATAATTTTAGGTCGAAAAAACGGCGATATTTTGGTTCGTGATATTCGAGTGTCTTCTAGTCACTTGGCCGTAGAAATTCATGGTCAGCATATTAGAGTTACAGACCTAGGCAGCAGCAATGGCACCTTTATTGAGGGTCAAACCATCACCCAACAACAAATCAACCTTGGCCAAGCCGTGCAAATTGGGCAAACTTTGTTATGCATCAAACAAAACCCAAGGGTCAGCAGCCAATTGACCAACTCATCGCACAGCATTAAGACCGGAAGTTACTCCGGCCTTTCGGGGTTAATTGATGAAGAGTTTGTTCAATATGAACCCGGCACACAAGTCGACAGAAAAGTCCAACGCCCCATCAAACCTGAAGAGCGCGTGGTTCGCATGCGTATTATTTTGGGCCCTGATAAAGGCAAAAAGTTTGCCATCCAAAAAGTATCCTTTGCCATTGGTCGTATTGCGTGTGATATTTCACTCAATGATGCTGACGTATCGAGAAAACATGCTATAATAGAAGTTGTTGAAGGGGGTAGAGTGATCATTCGTGACCTGGCATCTTCCAATGGTACTTTTGTTAACCAGGAACGTATAAATAATAAAGTCCTCAACCCACATGATAAAATACAAATTGGAAAAACTATTTTACTTTTTGAAAGCGCCAAGGCAGATTAA